Proteins encoded in a region of the Pseudothermotoga elfii DSM 9442 = NBRC 107921 genome:
- the ftsZ gene encoding cell division protein FtsZ, with protein MPFELGKSKTNGSDRFTKKRIPVIKVIGVGGAGNNAINRMVEIGIKDVSFIAVNTDVQVLEENKANIKIQIGEKRTRGLGAGGDPQVGEEAAEESREELEQALQDADMLFITAGFGGGTGTGATPVIAEIAKSMGALTVAVITTPFYFEGKERWNVAVEGLRKLRKNVDTLIRISNNKLLEELPPDVTVVNAFLKADETLHQGVKGISELITKRGYINLDFADVESVMRNAGAAMLGIGLGKGENRAVEAAKRAMESKLMDRPVENAKAIILNVSAPRTVQLREMHVAAAIIRENCSEDADVKFGLIIDDELENDELRVTLIATGFDEEDRYLFPESEIPAVYRLGLEDMNGIG; from the coding sequence ATGCCATTTGAACTGGGAAAATCAAAAACAAACGGATCAGATAGATTCACTAAAAAGCGTATCCCTGTAATAAAAGTGATAGGTGTTGGGGGCGCTGGGAATAATGCCATCAATAGAATGGTGGAAATAGGTATAAAAGATGTTTCTTTTATTGCTGTAAACACAGATGTTCAAGTGCTGGAGGAAAACAAAGCGAACATAAAGATACAAATTGGCGAAAAGAGAACTCGCGGGCTTGGAGCAGGAGGTGACCCGCAAGTTGGTGAAGAAGCAGCGGAAGAGAGCAGAGAAGAACTTGAGCAAGCTTTGCAAGATGCTGACATGCTCTTCATTACTGCTGGATTCGGTGGTGGTACAGGAACAGGCGCCACACCAGTCATAGCCGAAATTGCTAAAAGTATGGGAGCGCTCACCGTCGCCGTCATCACAACTCCGTTTTATTTTGAAGGAAAAGAACGCTGGAATGTTGCAGTAGAGGGGTTAAGAAAATTAAGAAAAAACGTAGATACTTTGATCAGGATCTCAAACAACAAACTGCTTGAAGAATTGCCACCTGATGTAACAGTAGTAAATGCGTTCTTGAAAGCTGATGAAACGCTTCATCAGGGTGTGAAGGGTATATCAGAATTGATAACTAAACGGGGTTATATCAATCTCGATTTTGCCGATGTGGAATCAGTTATGAGAAATGCCGGAGCAGCCATGCTTGGTATAGGGCTCGGAAAGGGCGAAAACAGAGCAGTAGAAGCTGCTAAGAGAGCTATGGAAAGCAAGCTTATGGATCGTCCGGTGGAAAATGCAAAGGCGATTATTTTAAATGTTTCAGCACCACGAACTGTACAATTAAGGGAGATGCATGTAGCAGCTGCGATTATTAGAGAAAACTGCAGTGAAGATGCCGATGTAAAATTTGGTTTGATAATCGACGATGAACTTGAAAACGATGAATTGAGAGTAACTCTAATAGCAACAGGTTTTGATGAAGAGGATAGATATCTTTTCCCGGAGAGCGAAATCCCCGCTGTCTATCGACTGGGCTTGGAGGATATGAATGGCATTGGATAA
- a CDS encoding DUF4894 domain-containing protein, with translation MYNSQKAIYFTGAICFVITFFGFLNFFPDKVLYPDRGEDYCIIFYKNRFWWISEKGFLLHTASIDDIVKQAFITDVNVNSLIVDANDVNIIQRIEDVLKNPYIAEIKLSNKSAILLKGVVLYFNEWDDLIRHSSKLEKLLKTMEPRTEYFLSSSGLVYKIRGGGGEEK, from the coding sequence ATGTATAACTCACAAAAAGCAATATATTTTACAGGAGCAATATGTTTTGTCATTACATTTTTCGGATTTTTGAACTTCTTCCCGGACAAGGTTCTGTATCCTGACCGAGGGGAAGATTATTGTATTATATTTTATAAAAATAGATTCTGGTGGATTTCTGAAAAGGGGTTTCTCTTGCATACCGCTTCCATTGATGATATTGTTAAACAAGCATTTATAACAGATGTTAATGTCAATAGCCTGATAGTCGATGCAAATGATGTCAATATAATTCAAAGAATCGAGGATGTCCTGAAAAATCCATACATTGCTGAGATTAAATTAAGTAATAAAAGTGCAATTTTGTTAAAAGGTGTTGTATTATATTTCAATGAATGGGATGATTTGATAAGGCACAGTTCAAAGCTGGAAAAATTGCTCAAAACAATGGAGCCCAGAACAGAGTATTTTCTCTCGTCTTCGGGGCTTGTCTATAAGATCAGAGGTGGTGGCGGTGAGGAAAAGTGA
- a CDS encoding cell division protein FtsA, translating to MIFALDVGTRKVAGLIGYFQDDILNVVDFDVVEHSTRSMLDGQIHDIKNVAKTIEIVRDRLERRNEIELKEVAVAVAGRFLKTVVVENEIEIPNKTIDEEIIRQLESGAVAKAPVSDETGTELHCVGYSVMEYRLDDFWIKNPAGHKGRKLYVRAVVALLPVQVVDAMISALHKAGLKPSFLTLEPMAALQISVPEDIRLLNIALIDVGAGTSDIAISKAGTIVGYDMVPMAGDEITEAIAQHYLLDFLTTEQVKRRIDKQETIEAVDVTGRKISIDRSSILDVVNPVVETISKSIAERIEKLNLGKPSVVFLVGGGAKLSVFRKKLSEALNLPEEYITLKTVENLNCVKSTKDNFIGSEYVTLAGIAYSSVSASGSIYDVVKINGEKVRLLKLGQTQTILQILTQKGFKLSELLGKPLPALVFELNGETRVIPGKIIGGKKIILNGSEAAFHQTVRNGDEIEILAKPEEEVYTPKILDFVKEINIEINGKDFMKIYPQVLVNGKLMEDLNYQILDGDKIVVKDINIDEIRKIVEEKIGYVSYTLNNETRSVKKMVLNLVNFVENDKEQRYIFEGRKVKIDDILHKQDKIFEIIFNGKTIKLKPKNDAVKVNGEYTSRDKELQDGMQIEQIYWQPIVADALAEIQLNIDEFKDYKIFLNGKPASFVDELKDGDEIKFEIIKKVQSNQP from the coding sequence TTGATATTTGCCCTGGATGTTGGAACCAGGAAAGTAGCCGGGCTAATAGGATATTTTCAAGACGATATTTTGAATGTTGTTGATTTTGATGTGGTAGAACATTCGACCCGAAGCATGCTTGATGGTCAAATACATGACATAAAAAATGTTGCAAAAACTATAGAAATTGTCAGAGATCGTTTAGAGAGAAGGAATGAAATTGAACTCAAAGAAGTCGCGGTTGCAGTTGCGGGAAGATTTTTAAAAACAGTAGTTGTTGAAAATGAAATAGAAATTCCAAACAAAACAATAGACGAAGAAATTATCAGACAACTTGAATCTGGTGCAGTAGCAAAAGCTCCAGTAAGCGACGAAACCGGAACAGAACTCCATTGCGTAGGATATTCTGTAATGGAATATCGTCTTGATGATTTTTGGATAAAAAACCCGGCTGGGCATAAAGGAAGGAAGCTTTATGTTCGGGCAGTTGTAGCACTTCTACCTGTTCAGGTTGTAGATGCCATGATATCAGCTTTACACAAGGCAGGATTGAAACCTTCATTTTTGACCTTAGAACCCATGGCAGCATTGCAGATATCTGTCCCGGAAGATATCAGACTCCTCAACATAGCCCTGATAGACGTTGGTGCTGGAACAAGTGATATAGCTATTTCTAAAGCGGGCACAATTGTTGGATACGATATGGTGCCCATGGCAGGAGATGAGATAACGGAAGCCATCGCTCAACATTATTTGCTTGACTTCCTTACAACAGAACAGGTTAAACGTAGAATTGATAAGCAGGAAACAATAGAAGCCGTTGATGTAACAGGTAGAAAAATTTCTATCGATAGGTCATCAATTCTCGACGTTGTAAACCCTGTGGTTGAAACGATTTCAAAAAGTATCGCAGAGCGAATTGAAAAATTAAATCTCGGAAAACCAAGCGTGGTATTTCTCGTGGGTGGGGGAGCAAAACTCAGCGTTTTTCGCAAAAAACTATCAGAAGCGTTGAATTTACCTGAGGAGTACATTACATTAAAAACTGTTGAGAATTTAAATTGCGTCAAAAGCACAAAAGATAACTTTATCGGGAGTGAGTACGTAACCTTAGCGGGTATCGCCTACAGCAGTGTCAGCGCTTCAGGAAGTATATATGATGTTGTCAAAATAAACGGTGAGAAAGTCAGACTGCTAAAGCTGGGGCAAACTCAGACAATTTTACAGATATTAACACAGAAAGGATTCAAGCTTTCTGAATTGCTGGGCAAACCTTTACCAGCTCTGGTGTTCGAACTGAATGGCGAAACCAGAGTGATTCCGGGAAAAATTATCGGAGGCAAAAAAATTATCCTGAACGGTTCAGAAGCGGCATTTCACCAGACAGTTAGAAATGGGGATGAAATAGAAATACTTGCTAAACCTGAAGAAGAGGTATATACGCCAAAAATTCTGGACTTTGTCAAGGAAATCAACATAGAAATAAACGGGAAAGATTTTATGAAAATTTATCCCCAAGTCCTCGTCAATGGAAAATTAATGGAAGATCTAAATTATCAAATTCTCGACGGTGACAAAATCGTTGTAAAAGATATAAATATTGATGAAATAAGAAAAATCGTGGAAGAAAAAATAGGCTATGTGAGTTACACTTTAAACAATGAGACGAGATCTGTTAAGAAAATGGTTCTGAATCTCGTTAATTTTGTAGAAAACGATAAAGAGCAACGATATATTTTCGAAGGCCGCAAAGTAAAGATTGACGATATTCTTCATAAGCAAGATAAGATTTTCGAGATAATTTTCAACGGCAAAACAATTAAGTTGAAACCAAAAAACGATGCTGTAAAAGTGAACGGTGAATATACAAGCCGCGATAAAGAATTACAAGACGGCATGCAAATAGAACAGATATACTGGCAACCAATAGTGGCAGATGCTCTGGCTGAAATTCAGCTGAATATTGATGAATTCAAAGATTATAAGATTTTTCTCAATGGAAAGCCAGCATCATTCGTAGACGAATTAAAAGACGGTGATGAAATCAAATTTGAAATTATTAAAAAGGTTCAATCAAACCAACCATGA
- the ftsA gene encoding cell division protein FtsA, whose product MRKSETYVSIDIGSYSIKGLVVSKTPEGYELAVHSTTHSRGIDSGEIKDVIAFRESFNQMLSQIDEVVNLNRASVIISTSCGRFSLHEVSKEMNISESEKRTIDENVIDSLRQSIIENFGDSYQVLHIYPKRYMIDRSKAVFNPLGMLANHLQMDVTTVTIDKSTNALYEFLQDLIPVDFDFASSLITASEGVLTDNEKEDGVCVVKLGHSSSAIVIFGMGVPIRFETVSLGMKNVIKDISIVFNTSLEEAERLLKTHGNAMYGDMAFDQQEVEFRGLDGRTIRSISKNDLAKVIHARLREILTKVKRVYKETIMTIPEFSTKGLPGGVVLLGGGAKVPRLLDLALDVFKNPVRIGTYNTSTNVVINNSEEILDDPSYVSAFGGFISLIQEEKNLELPVAKYQKKEVAQGFFKRLVEIFKNLW is encoded by the coding sequence GTGAGGAAAAGTGAAACATACGTTTCTATCGATATAGGTTCTTATTCAATTAAAGGACTGGTGGTATCGAAAACACCAGAAGGATATGAGCTTGCGGTTCATTCAACAACGCACTCAAGGGGAATTGACAGTGGGGAAATCAAAGATGTGATTGCTTTCAGAGAAAGTTTCAATCAGATGTTGAGTCAAATTGATGAAGTAGTTAATTTAAACCGAGCCAGCGTAATTATCTCAACAAGTTGCGGTAGATTTTCTCTTCACGAGGTAAGCAAAGAAATGAATATTTCTGAAAGCGAAAAGAGAACAATTGACGAAAATGTAATTGACAGTTTGAGGCAATCGATAATTGAAAATTTTGGAGATAGTTATCAGGTTCTGCATATTTATCCTAAAAGATATATGATAGATAGATCAAAAGCAGTTTTCAATCCGCTTGGCATGCTTGCAAATCATTTGCAGATGGATGTAACTACGGTAACCATAGATAAATCAACAAATGCTCTATATGAATTTCTTCAAGATTTAATTCCAGTGGATTTCGATTTTGCATCGTCGCTCATAACAGCTTCAGAAGGTGTTCTGACGGATAATGAAAAAGAAGATGGGGTTTGTGTTGTAAAATTAGGGCATTCCAGTTCAGCAATTGTTATTTTTGGAATGGGAGTGCCTATAAGGTTTGAAACTGTATCCCTTGGCATGAAAAATGTTATAAAAGATATCTCTATAGTTTTTAACACATCTCTGGAAGAAGCCGAAAGGTTGTTAAAAACTCATGGAAATGCTATGTATGGTGACATGGCATTTGATCAACAGGAAGTTGAATTTAGAGGACTCGATGGCAGAACAATTAGAAGCATAAGTAAAAACGACCTTGCAAAGGTGATACATGCACGGCTCAGAGAGATATTAACAAAAGTAAAGCGAGTTTATAAAGAAACAATTATGACGATACCAGAGTTTTCTACCAAAGGGCTGCCAGGCGGTGTGGTTTTGCTTGGCGGGGGAGCAAAGGTGCCAAGGTTACTTGATTTAGCACTGGACGTTTTCAAGAATCCAGTGCGAATAGGAACATACAACACATCAACAAATGTCGTGATAAACAATTCAGAAGAAATACTCGACGATCCTTCTTATGTATCAGCATTTGGCGGCTTTATCTCTTTGATTCAGGAAGAAAAAAACCTTGAGCTTCCGGTTGCCAAGTACCAGAAAAAGGAAGTTGCTCAGGGTTTCTTCAAGCGACTTGTTGAGATATTCAAGAACCTCTGGTAA
- the gyrB gene encoding DNA topoisomerase (ATP-hydrolyzing) subunit B: MTDYKAESIRILKGLEAVRLRPGMYIGSTGKSGLHHLVYEIVDNSIDEVMAGFCNTIRVTLFEDNTVEIEDNGRGIPVDTHPETGRSALEVVMTTLHAGGKFSKNIYKVSGGLHGVGASVVNALSEILEVWIHKEGKIYYQKYSRGFPQCEVTVIGETDKQGTIVRFKPDDQIFSILKFDPDLIENKLRELAFLNPQVKIIFEDLANEYTVTMHYEGGLREYARYLASGRKPIHETIEVSGELDEIIVKIAIMYTDSYEEEKIYSYANNIRTIDHGTHVTAFKNTFTKMLNEYARSLGILKKDESFSGEDVREGLIAIVTVLMKEPEFEGQTKSKLGSESAGIAVSRILKEKLSEYFEVNKQVLKVILEKVLKTMRAREAARKARELARRKNAMENLSLPGKLADCVSSNVENSELFIVEGDSAGGSAKQARDREYQAILPLRGKILNVEKSSMQKLLANEQIKDIIVAVGTGIGDSFDSSKLRYGKIIIMTDADIDGAHIRTLLLTFFFRYMKPLIEDGRIYIAVPPLYKVSFSSNSVYVYTEEDFQALRRELGEERKLEVQRYKGLGEMNPEQLWETTMNPETRKLIQVNIENAEEADALFEILMGESPSERRRFIERHALKVTYLDV; this comes from the coding sequence ATGACAGATTACAAAGCTGAAAGTATTCGAATATTGAAGGGATTAGAAGCAGTCAGGTTAAGACCCGGTATGTACATTGGTTCCACAGGAAAAAGTGGATTACATCATTTGGTGTATGAAATAGTAGACAACAGCATAGATGAGGTAATGGCTGGTTTTTGCAACACGATCCGTGTAACACTTTTCGAAGACAACACGGTTGAGATCGAGGACAACGGAAGAGGTATACCTGTTGACACGCATCCGGAAACTGGCCGAAGCGCGCTTGAAGTTGTCATGACAACGCTTCACGCAGGTGGTAAGTTCTCAAAAAATATTTATAAGGTCAGTGGGGGTTTACATGGTGTCGGTGCTTCCGTGGTAAATGCTCTATCGGAAATTCTCGAAGTTTGGATCCACAAAGAAGGTAAGATATATTATCAAAAATATTCAAGAGGATTTCCACAATGCGAAGTTACCGTTATTGGCGAAACAGATAAACAGGGTACAATCGTGAGATTTAAACCTGATGATCAGATATTTTCAATCCTCAAATTCGACCCCGATTTAATTGAGAACAAACTTAGAGAATTAGCTTTTCTCAACCCTCAGGTAAAAATAATATTTGAGGACCTGGCAAACGAATATACCGTTACAATGCATTATGAAGGGGGTTTACGTGAATATGCCCGCTACCTTGCGTCTGGAAGAAAACCCATTCATGAAACAATCGAAGTTTCTGGCGAACTGGACGAAATAATCGTCAAAATAGCAATCATGTACACAGATTCTTACGAAGAAGAGAAGATATATTCTTATGCAAACAACATAAGAACTATTGACCATGGTACTCACGTTACCGCTTTTAAAAACACCTTTACAAAGATGCTGAATGAGTATGCAAGATCTCTTGGCATATTGAAGAAAGATGAATCCTTTTCTGGAGAAGATGTGCGGGAAGGATTGATAGCTATTGTAACTGTACTTATGAAAGAGCCAGAATTCGAAGGGCAAACCAAATCAAAACTTGGCAGTGAAAGTGCTGGAATAGCTGTTTCAAGAATACTAAAGGAGAAATTATCGGAATATTTTGAAGTGAATAAGCAGGTTTTAAAGGTGATTCTTGAGAAAGTATTAAAAACTATGAGGGCAAGAGAGGCAGCGCGTAAAGCCAGAGAGTTGGCCAGACGAAAAAATGCCATGGAAAACTTATCTTTACCAGGCAAACTTGCAGATTGCGTTTCATCAAATGTCGAAAATTCGGAATTATTCATAGTAGAGGGAGATTCCGCTGGTGGTTCAGCAAAACAGGCTCGAGATAGAGAATATCAGGCCATACTTCCATTAAGGGGTAAAATCCTGAATGTTGAGAAATCCTCAATGCAAAAATTGCTTGCAAACGAGCAGATTAAAGATATTATTGTTGCAGTTGGGACTGGTATTGGTGATAGTTTTGATTCTTCAAAACTACGGTACGGGAAAATAATTATTATGACAGATGCAGACATTGATGGTGCGCATATAAGAACACTGTTACTCACATTCTTTTTCAGGTATATGAAACCTCTAATAGAGGACGGAAGAATATACATAGCTGTTCCACCATTGTATAAAGTATCTTTTTCTTCGAATTCCGTGTATGTTTACACAGAAGAGGATTTCCAGGCTTTGAGACGCGAGCTTGGTGAAGAAAGAAAGCTGGAAGTTCAAAGATACAAAGGATTAGGGGAAATGAATCCTGAACAATTGTGGGAAACAACAATGAATCCAGAAACTCGGAAGTTGATACAAGTAAATATTGAAAATGCCGAAGAAGCAGATGCATTGTTTGAAATATTAATGGGTGAAAGTCCATCAGAGAGGAGACGTTTTATAGAGAGGCACGCATTGAAGGTGACCTATTTGGATGTATAA
- a CDS encoding GspE/PulE family protein produces the protein MALDKPRYKRLGEILVEKGLITKEELIKALDEQRKNRKAIGEILVEMGIITWEEITEALSQQYNIPMLKDPPRAIPVDVLRGIPKAMIDELRAIPVDKKDDKIVVVTDSVYNISRITSEIKFLTGKDPVIYLITPTLFSLMYEQHVKGAPMALAEEIPVEQFEIVEEETEETFADVEAPVVRMVNAIVQKAVQMEASDIHIEPFRNYVRVRYRVDGLLRKITDYSKSQHGAVATRIKIMSGLDISEKRLPQDGKFYMNIQGDQYDFRVSTMPSVHGEKIVMRILKVSGAYKQLEELGFSEFNYKHISNLLKRPNGIILVTGPTGSGKSTTLVAMINKLKDVTLNIITAEDPVEYTIDGVTQCQVNPEIGLTFARYLRSFLRQDPDIIMVGEMRDKETAGLAIEASLTGHLVLSTLHTNSAAAAIDRMVNMGIDRHMIATSLIGVISQRLVRKLCENCRIKTELRKEYTEMWKAAFPEIEPVEYVAGNGCAECNGTGYKGRVAVGEVLIVNRDVKDLIVSGGGEREIYDLALRMGMRPMFIDGFEKVLKGITSFEEVLRVTTGT, from the coding sequence ATGGCATTGGATAAGCCAAGATATAAAAGACTTGGTGAAATATTGGTTGAAAAGGGTTTAATAACCAAAGAAGAGTTAATAAAGGCTTTAGATGAGCAAAGAAAGAATCGAAAAGCCATAGGTGAAATTCTTGTCGAAATGGGTATTATCACCTGGGAAGAAATTACAGAAGCCTTAAGCCAGCAATACAACATTCCAATGCTAAAAGACCCACCTCGTGCAATTCCGGTTGACGTGCTGAGAGGTATACCAAAAGCCATGATTGATGAATTAAGAGCTATTCCTGTTGATAAAAAAGATGACAAAATAGTTGTTGTAACAGATAGCGTGTACAACATATCACGTATTACCAGCGAAATAAAATTTTTGACAGGTAAAGACCCTGTAATCTACCTTATAACTCCCACACTTTTCTCATTAATGTATGAACAGCATGTTAAAGGAGCTCCTATGGCTCTGGCGGAAGAAATACCTGTTGAGCAGTTTGAAATTGTAGAGGAAGAAACGGAAGAGACTTTTGCAGACGTGGAAGCGCCTGTCGTTAGAATGGTCAATGCCATAGTTCAAAAAGCTGTTCAAATGGAAGCGAGCGATATTCATATTGAGCCATTCAGAAATTACGTAAGAGTTCGCTACAGAGTAGATGGTCTTTTGAGAAAAATAACCGATTATTCTAAATCTCAACATGGCGCTGTTGCCACAAGAATAAAAATCATGTCAGGCCTTGATATATCTGAGAAGAGATTGCCCCAAGATGGCAAGTTTTACATGAACATTCAGGGGGACCAGTATGATTTTCGTGTTTCAACGATGCCATCTGTTCATGGCGAAAAAATAGTTATGAGAATATTGAAAGTATCAGGCGCGTACAAACAACTTGAGGAACTTGGCTTCAGCGAATTCAACTATAAACATATATCGAATCTTCTTAAACGTCCAAATGGAATAATTCTTGTAACTGGTCCTACCGGAAGTGGAAAATCTACCACTTTAGTTGCAATGATAAATAAGCTGAAAGATGTTACATTGAATATAATAACCGCTGAAGACCCAGTGGAGTACACAATAGATGGCGTTACTCAATGTCAGGTGAATCCTGAAATTGGGTTGACATTTGCAAGATATTTGAGATCCTTTTTAAGACAGGATCCAGATATTATTATGGTTGGAGAGATGAGAGATAAAGAAACGGCAGGCCTTGCAATCGAGGCTTCTCTTACCGGCCATCTGGTTTTAAGTACTTTGCATACGAACAGCGCTGCCGCAGCAATTGACAGGATGGTTAACATGGGTATTGACAGGCACATGATTGCAACTTCGCTGATAGGTGTGATAAGCCAGCGCCTTGTCAGAAAATTGTGTGAAAACTGCAGAATAAAAACCGAGCTAAGAAAAGAATATACTGAAATGTGGAAAGCAGCCTTTCCTGAAATAGAACCTGTTGAATATGTTGCCGGAAATGGTTGTGCTGAATGCAACGGCACCGGTTACAAAGGTCGTGTAGCAGTAGGAGAGGTATTAATAGTTAATAGAGATGTGAAAGATCTTATAGTCTCAGGTGGTGGCGAAAGGGAGATTTATGATCTGGCACTTCGAATGGGAATGCGCCCCATGTTCATAGATGGATTTGAAAAAGTTTTAAAAGGAATTACTTCTTTTGAAGAAGTCCTTAGGGTGACGACCGGGACATGA
- a CDS encoding endonuclease MutS2 — protein sequence MEVYTLERLDFDKIVSIVKKFALSNCGKKLLESFKPVDNPHDELNAVDEFIKIVKSEYDILPSNLTLIDQDDIFEKIESAQTLGSEELLKMADLLSIIGVVKKNLSDLADDFRTKQLSGSLGNYTKMVEEIHKCIDENGWVRDNASEKLKEIRDEQKKITKKIRKEIENFVNSHRNFLQEPVATIRDGRHVFPVKASYKSQIKGIVHSVSSTAVTYFVEPEQFVPLNNNIRELRDQEQDEINKILRDLTLRLFDNWRKIKSDLQTLAYIDSLYARAVFALKYNAHVIYPSQEGVIKLISARHPLIDPQKVVAIDVELAKDKCGLVITGPNTGGKTVTLKTVGLFCSMMMAGFPLTCDKNSKLPGFSKIVIDVGDEQDIQQNLSTFSSHMANIARALSIADQTTLVLLDELGSGTDPMEGAALALAIMDKLKQSGCKFIATTHLTPVKVYAANDDNFVSASVEFDPETLKPTYRVLMGVPGASHAFEIARKLGVDETILENARRLMGEDYMNIEKAIEKYQKQSIILQEKIRALEEEQEELKKIKEEYKKKYERLKKGRVEELDEELKNMYNYIKEMKKQIDEAISNVRKRDRDLEALRNASKIFERQSRTIRKMEMLGETALSENITTGDTVQLKNGGAIGKVVGMRGEKFVVDFSGIKIEAYSSSLVKIPPEKLKDSSNPHPVFSYYNPLSKPEIDVRGLTVEEAEPLVEDFIDKLVLSEFKVGYVIHGKGTGRLAVGIWEVLRRDGRVKKYRFGTPSEGGTGVTVVEV from the coding sequence ATAGAGGTTTATACACTTGAACGACTCGATTTCGACAAAATTGTCTCTATAGTTAAAAAATTCGCGCTGAGCAATTGTGGAAAAAAACTACTTGAAAGCTTCAAACCAGTAGACAATCCTCATGATGAATTAAATGCAGTTGACGAGTTTATAAAAATTGTCAAAAGTGAATATGATATTCTGCCATCAAATCTGACATTGATAGACCAGGATGATATTTTCGAAAAAATAGAAAGCGCGCAAACCCTTGGTTCTGAAGAATTGCTAAAAATGGCTGATTTGCTATCTATTATTGGGGTCGTCAAAAAGAACTTATCTGATCTTGCTGATGATTTTCGAACAAAACAACTGAGTGGTTCTCTCGGTAATTACACAAAGATGGTTGAAGAAATACACAAGTGTATAGATGAAAACGGATGGGTTCGTGATAACGCATCTGAAAAACTAAAAGAAATAAGAGACGAACAGAAAAAAATTACAAAGAAAATTCGCAAAGAAATTGAGAATTTCGTTAACTCTCACAGGAATTTTTTGCAAGAGCCGGTTGCAACCATCAGAGATGGAAGGCATGTCTTTCCTGTTAAAGCTTCATATAAATCTCAAATCAAAGGAATAGTGCATTCTGTTTCCTCTACAGCTGTAACATATTTTGTTGAACCAGAGCAATTTGTTCCATTGAACAATAACATTAGAGAACTTAGAGACCAAGAGCAGGATGAAATCAACAAAATATTAAGGGATCTGACTTTGAGGTTATTTGACAACTGGCGTAAAATCAAATCTGATTTGCAAACTCTTGCATACATAGATTCATTGTACGCAAGAGCTGTGTTTGCTCTTAAATACAATGCACATGTCATCTATCCCTCACAGGAAGGTGTGATCAAGCTCATTTCTGCAAGGCATCCACTTATAGATCCACAAAAAGTTGTTGCTATTGACGTAGAACTCGCAAAAGATAAATGTGGTCTTGTGATTACTGGACCAAATACGGGCGGGAAAACAGTGACACTGAAAACCGTTGGTTTGTTCTGCAGTATGATGATGGCTGGATTTCCTCTGACCTGCGACAAAAACTCAAAATTGCCGGGTTTTTCAAAAATTGTAATAGATGTTGGCGATGAACAGGATATTCAACAGAACCTGAGTACTTTTTCATCTCATATGGCAAATATAGCCAGAGCGCTGAGTATAGCAGATCAAACAACGCTGGTGCTGCTTGACGAGCTTGGGTCAGGAACTGATCCAATGGAGGGCGCGGCATTAGCCCTGGCAATAATGGATAAACTTAAACAATCAGGCTGCAAATTCATCGCAACAACTCATCTGACACCGGTGAAAGTTTATGCTGCCAATGATGATAACTTTGTCAGTGCTTCAGTTGAATTTGATCCAGAAACACTGAAACCAACATACCGCGTTCTGATGGGAGTTCCAGGTGCCTCGCATGCATTTGAGATTGCGAGAAAGCTGGGAGTTGATGAAACTATTCTTGAAAACGCCCGCCGTTTGATGGGCGAAGATTACATGAATATTGAGAAAGCTATCGAAAAATATCAAAAGCAAAGTATTATTCTCCAGGAGAAAATCAGAGCTCTTGAGGAAGAACAGGAAGAACTCAAGAAAATTAAAGAAGAATACAAGAAAAAATATGAAAGGCTCAAAAAAGGAAGAGTTGAAGAACTTGACGAAGAATTGAAAAATATGTACAACTATATAAAGGAAATGAAAAAGCAAATTGACGAGGCAATAAGTAATGTGAGAAAGCGCGATAGAGATCTTGAAGCACTCAGGAATGCGTCAAAAATCTTTGAAAGGCAGTCAAGAACAATCAGAAAAATGGAAATGCTTGGGGAAACAGCTCTCTCAGAAAATATAACAACAGGAGATACTGTTCAATTGAAAAATGGAGGAGCTATTGGTAAAGTTGTTGGAATGAGAGGCGAAAAGTTCGTAGTTGATTTTTCTGGCATAAAAATTGAGGCATATTCATCGTCACTTGTTAAAATACCTCCTGAAAAACTCAAAGATTCATCAAATCCCCATCCTGTTTTTTCTTATTACAACCCCCTGAGCAAACCAGAAATAGATGTAAGAGGTCTGACTGTTGAAGAAGCAGAACCTCTGGTAGAGGATTTCATAGACAAGCTGGTTCTATCTGAATTTAAGGTAGGGTACGTGATTCATGGAAAAGGGACAGGGAGATTAGCAGTAGGAATATGGGAAGTGCTCAGGCGAGATGGAAGGGTTAAGAAGTACAGATTCGGTACCCCGAGCGAAGGCGGTACTGGAGTAACTGTTGTGGAGGTGTAA